The segment GTCGTTGGCCTGGTCGGCGGAATCACCGTGCCACTCTTCGCCGCTGATCTGGCGCTCGAACTCCTGGGTCGGCTGCGCCTCCTCAAGGGCGTCGACTTCTTCTTCAAACTTCTTCTGCTCGGACTCATTGCTCATGACATCGCCTCGACTTCTCTGGGTAAACCTGCTGCCGCACAAATACCGGTCCCTGAGCCACCAGCATAGATCCGGCAGCCGAGACTGCAAACAGCTAGCGGAACAGTGACCCCATTGAGGTAACAAGTAGTTGGGTTCAGTGTGGGGCCACGGGCAGCGAATCTCTTAGGGTCGCTGTTTCCTGGGACAGGAACCGCGGCAGTTCCGGCAATGGTTCCGGCGTCCCGCCGGTCAGGATGGCTGCCTTGAGGATTCCGAAGGCTTCGTGAACCGCCGCCAGTCCACCGGTATCGGGGCCGAAGGCGCCGGTGATTTCTCCGTCCATGTCTACGTCGGATCGCCCCAGCATCCAGCAAAGCGACAGGATGCTGTAGGCCAAGGTCTGGGCCGCGGACACGGCGGGCCAACACTGTTCGGCAGCGCGGCGTTGCTCGCTCGGGCCGCCCACGGCCGTGTCGTAGGCAGCGCCGAGGGTGAATACCGCTGCCTGCAGCTCGCGCCGGGCCAGATGCGCACGCCGGGTGTTGGCTTCGGAGGCGGCCAGGAAGTCAACCACGGTGCCCGCCGCGTCTAGTGTCGCCGTCAAAGCCTCGGGGATTCGCGTTATTTTGGCACGCGGTGTCAGGAGGGCGAACACGGCAAGCGCGATGCCGCAGCCGATGGTCGTATCCACGCCCCGGGCAAGAAGCAGGCCCGCAACGTCGTCGACCTTCTGCCCGCCGGAAGCGATGGTGAGGGCAACCGTAGTGATGAACACCGCTGCGAGGGCGTAGTTGCGCATCACTGTCACTTCGATGACGAACTGCAAGACCATGACCACCGCAACAAGCCATAGCCCTTGGGGATGAACGGCCAACACCGCCCCGGCCAGCAAAAGCCCGATCCACGTGCCTACCAGCCGCTCGGCGCCTCGCTGCAATGTACGCATCCAGTCCATCCCCATATGGAGGATCAGCACGGCGGCGGCCACCGCCCAATAGGCCCGCTGCAGTTCCAGCAGTCCTGCAGCGATCCCGGCGACGAGTGCGGCGACGCCTACACGAAGGACCACCAGCTCCGAGACGGAACCTCGGCGCAGCCCCGTACGCAAGGCTTCCCAAGGACCAGGGGCGCCCAGCGGGATCGACCCATGGGGCGTCGTAGCCGGCGGCGGGTTGACGGCAACGGTTGCCAGATGGGCGGCCTTGTCCGCCACCGCCGGGTCGAGCGTGCCCCCGCGGGCGCCCGAGCGAATGGTTTCGGCAAATAACAGGTGCAGTTGCCGGCTGATGCCCCGGAGCCCGTTCAGCGCAGCCCCCTGCCGACCGTGGGTGGGCTGGTAGGTCACGAGCGCCGCCCACGCGGCATTCA is part of the Arthrobacter methylotrophus genome and harbors:
- a CDS encoding FUSC family protein, producing MNRDPRAASSAPPPAPHGIRALFSLKDAPSRWPVGLRAAICAGAPLLVGWLTGQTAAGLMATLGAFTALYGSGRPYLNRARYLALIALAFAFTVALGMSVKTIPPLAVPTIVVIAMAATYICSALRVGGPGAYMFTLTCAAGTAVPATGMAPGLAGLLVLAGGAFSWVVHMVPALFRPRGPEKHAVAAAARAVAAYARTAGSAGQTGAQHRAALALNAAWAALVTYQPTHGRQGAALNGLRGISRQLHLLFAETIRSGARGGTLDPAVADKAAHLATVAVNPPPATTPHGSIPLGAPGPWEALRTGLRRGSVSELVVLRVGVAALVAGIAAGLLELQRAYWAVAAAVLILHMGMDWMRTLQRGAERLVGTWIGLLLAGAVLAVHPQGLWLVAVVMVLQFVIEVTVMRNYALAAVFITTVALTIASGGQKVDDVAGLLLARGVDTTIGCGIALAVFALLTPRAKITRIPEALTATLDAAGTVVDFLAASEANTRRAHLARRELQAAVFTLGAAYDTAVGGPSEQRRAAEQCWPAVSAAQTLAYSILSLCWMLGRSDVDMDGEITGAFGPDTGGLAAVHEAFGILKAAILTGGTPEPLPELPRFLSQETATLRDSLPVAPH